The DNA window TTCTACCCGAGACGGAATCTCGTTGCGCTCGGCCCAGATGACGCCCCACCCGATTGGACGCGTGGTCCAGTGCAGAAGGGTCGACGGCACGGCGAGAATTTTTTCGGCGGTCGACTGCTCCGTAACGTATACGGTGCGCGTATGGGTAGAATCCACCTGGACCCTCGCATGCTGCGCTCCCTGCGCCGACGCCCCCATGCCGGGCAGCAATGTCATCGCGAGTGCGACTGCAAGCCCTCGAATGACCAATTTACTGGATCTCCCAGAAAACATAGCGGAAAGATGAAAGCTCTGGCACTGCGATCAAAACGCCTCCGGGCACGACTGTCCCCATGACCCTGCCTAGCGGGAGCCGCGGGCTCCGGTCCGTTGGTATCGAGTAAATATAAGCCACAGGAAGGCCAAACACGGGAATCGCCCGCTTGATCGGCAGAAAAGAATCGACCAATCTTTCTTCGTTCGCCAGCCTCAGCCTTGTACAGAGCAAACTGGGATTGGGCCCCAAACATCCGACTGTCCACAGGAAATATTCTCCACTAAAAATGGCAACGCCCGCCATTGGGCACGTTGGTTCGCACTTTCCCGCTTCCAGAGACTGAAGGTCAACAGATATAGTGTAGATCTTGAAGACAAGAAACATGAATTCAATCCCGTCAAAACCCCCAATCCGATGGGACAGGTGAGGTTCAATCCCCCGAAAACGTCAACATCCAGCTAAGCCTCACGAACCAACATAGAGACCGCAAACATCTTCTAGAAGCCCTCTTTCATGCCCCCCGCCGAGCTCTTGCATTTCAATGGCGACTCGCCCCCTCTTCCATCATGCAGCTCTTTCCCTGGAGCACGCTGTCGCTCTCCCTCATCTCGCTCGTGTTCGTCGGTGCCGCCCTCATAATTGGGATTGCCGGAACGGCCATGACGAGCACAGCGGACCGGCTGGCAGATCTGACTGGACTCGGCGAAGCCATCTTCGGCGCCGTCCTGCTCGGCAGTGCGACTTCAATCGCCGGCATTACCACGTCGGTCACTGCTGCTGTAGATGGACGTGCCGCCCTCGCCATCAGCAACGCGATTGGGGGCATCGCGGCCCAAACGGTCTTTTTGGCAATTGCGGACATTGCCTATCGTCCCGCCAACCTGGAGCACGCGGCCGCCTCCGTGGAAAATCTTCTGCAGGGGGCCTTGCTCTCCACAATTCTGTCGATTCCCCTGCTGGGCATGGCCGGGCCCCGCCTGGCGCTCTTCGGGGTCCATCCCTTTTCTCCCCTCCTGATCGGGGCGTATCTTTTTGGCCTCCATCTCGTGTCAGAGGCACGATCCCAGCCGTACTGGATGCCTCGCCAAACCGCCAAGACGGAGGAGGATGTCCCCGAGACGCACTCGGGACCGAACCGATCACTCGTGTTTTTGTGGAGCCGATTTCTGCTCCTGACCCTCGTCGTAGGCACTGCCGGATACGTCATCGCGAAGACGGGAGGCCAAATCGCCGTACGAACAGGCCTGAGTGGCACGGTCGTCGGCGGCCTCCTGACGGCCATCTCCACCTCGCTGCCGGAGCTCGTGACGGCCATCGCGGCAGTTCGGCGGGGCGCACTCACCCTCGCGGTCGGGGGCATCATCGGCGGAAATAGCTTCGACGTTCTCTTCGTGGCCTTTTCGGATGTAGGCTACCGGTCCGGCTCCATCTACCACGCCATTACCGACCAGCAGGTCTTCATCATCGCCCTCACGCTTCTGCTGACCGGCATCTTGCTGATGGGCCTCCTCCGCCGAGAGAAATGGGGCGTCTGGGGAATCGGCTTCGAAAGTTTCCTGGTCCTGGTGCTGTACTTCGGAGCCTT is part of the Salinibacter sp. 10B genome and encodes:
- a CDS encoding cation transporter produces the protein MQLFPWSTLSLSLISLVFVGAALIIGIAGTAMTSTADRLADLTGLGEAIFGAVLLGSATSIAGITTSVTAAVDGRAALAISNAIGGIAAQTVFLAIADIAYRPANLEHAAASVENLLQGALLSTILSIPLLGMAGPRLALFGVHPFSPLLIGAYLFGLHLVSEARSQPYWMPRQTAKTEEDVPETHSGPNRSLVFLWSRFLLLTLVVGTAGYVIAKTGGQIAVRTGLSGTVVGGLLTAISTSLPELVTAIAAVRRGALTLAVGGIIGGNSFDVLFVAFSDVGYRSGSIYHAITDQQVFIIALTLLLTGILLMGLLRREKWGVWGIGFESFLVLVLYFGAFTLLLAGG